A DNA window from Bradyrhizobium barranii subsp. barranii contains the following coding sequences:
- the gor gene encoding glutathione-disulfide reductase: protein MAEFDVDLFVIGGGSAGVRAARIAAGHGARVMIAEEYRMGGTCVIRGCVPKKLFVIGSHVRHELEDAAGFGWTVPPATFDWPTLIANKDKEIARLEAAYTTNVEKSGAQVVKSRAVIEDKHTVRLLENDRKITAKYILIATGGAPNHGASIPGIEHVISSNEAFHLKKLPKRIVIQGGGYIALEFAGIFAGYGSDVTVIYRGDNILRGFDEDVRAHVRSEMEKQGITILTGCTVAKVDRHGEEFTTHLSNGSSLASDQVMFAIGRHPSVANLGLEKAGVAINPDNGGIAVDHFSKSSVDSIYAIGDVTHRHNLTPVAIREGHAFADTVFGKREVQVDHSYIPTAVFSQPEVGTVGLTETEARAQFSHVDIYKTTFRPIKATMSGRDTRVLMKLVVDGSTDRVLGCHIVGDCAAEVTQVVAIAVKMKATKADFDATIALHPTAAEELVTMRTPTARHVRQAAE, encoded by the coding sequence ATGGCTGAATTCGACGTCGACCTCTTTGTCATCGGTGGCGGCTCGGCCGGCGTGCGTGCCGCCCGCATCGCGGCCGGCCACGGTGCGCGTGTGATGATCGCGGAAGAGTACCGCATGGGCGGGACCTGCGTGATCCGCGGCTGCGTGCCGAAGAAGCTGTTCGTGATCGGATCGCATGTCCGTCACGAGCTGGAAGATGCCGCCGGTTTCGGCTGGACCGTTCCGCCCGCGACCTTCGACTGGCCGACGCTGATCGCCAACAAGGACAAGGAGATCGCGCGGCTGGAAGCGGCCTACACGACGAATGTCGAGAAGTCGGGCGCGCAGGTCGTCAAGAGTCGCGCGGTGATCGAGGACAAGCACACCGTCCGCCTGCTCGAGAACGACCGGAAGATCACCGCAAAATACATCCTGATCGCTACCGGCGGCGCGCCCAACCACGGCGCCTCGATCCCCGGCATCGAGCACGTGATCTCCTCCAACGAGGCGTTCCATCTGAAGAAGTTGCCGAAGCGGATCGTGATCCAGGGCGGCGGCTATATCGCGCTGGAATTCGCCGGCATCTTCGCCGGCTACGGCTCCGACGTCACCGTGATCTATCGCGGCGACAACATCCTGCGCGGTTTCGACGAGGACGTTCGCGCCCACGTCCGCAGCGAGATGGAAAAACAGGGCATCACCATTCTCACCGGCTGCACGGTGGCGAAGGTCGATCGGCACGGCGAGGAATTCACCACGCACCTGTCGAACGGCTCGAGCCTTGCTTCCGACCAGGTGATGTTCGCCATCGGCCGCCATCCGTCGGTCGCCAATCTCGGCCTGGAGAAGGCCGGCGTCGCCATCAACCCTGACAATGGCGGCATCGCGGTGGACCATTTCTCGAAGAGCTCGGTCGACAGCATCTATGCGATCGGCGACGTTACCCACCGGCACAATCTGACGCCGGTTGCGATCCGCGAGGGGCATGCGTTTGCCGACACCGTGTTCGGCAAGCGCGAGGTGCAGGTCGATCATTCCTACATTCCGACCGCGGTGTTCTCGCAGCCGGAGGTCGGCACGGTCGGTCTGACGGAGACCGAGGCGCGTGCGCAATTCAGCCACGTCGACATCTACAAGACGACGTTCCGGCCGATCAAGGCGACCATGTCCGGCCGCGACACCCGCGTGCTGATGAAGCTCGTCGTCGATGGCTCGACCGACCGCGTGCTCGGCTGCCACATCGTCGGCGATTGCGCCGCCGAGGTCACCCAAGTGGTCGCGATCGCGGTGAAGATGAAGGCGACCAAGGCCGACTTCGACGCGACGATCGCGCTGCATCCGACCGCGGCCGAAGAGCTCGTCACCATGCGCACGCCGACGGCGCGGCATGTACGGCAGGCGGCGGAGTAG
- the rpiA gene encoding ribose-5-phosphate isomerase RpiA, whose product MNMDQLKRQAAARALEEVRDGMQLGLGTGSTAKHFVELLGERVQAGLKVIGVPTSEATRLDAERCGVKLTTLDEIDHLDLTVDGADEIDPDFNLIKGGGGALLREKIVAAASDRMIVIADDSKWVPTLGRFPLPVEVIPFGLGATRRAIEKAFAECGVSGQMAVRKAKGGDKDGHVFVTDGGHWILDAQLGRIVDPPGLARALSSIPGVVEHGLFIGLASSAVLAGGEGIRVIERRKPKGD is encoded by the coding sequence GTGAACATGGACCAGTTGAAGCGGCAGGCTGCGGCGCGCGCCCTCGAGGAGGTGCGTGACGGCATGCAGCTCGGGCTCGGCACCGGCTCGACCGCCAAACATTTCGTCGAGCTGCTCGGGGAGCGCGTGCAGGCCGGGCTCAAGGTGATCGGCGTACCGACCTCGGAGGCGACGCGCCTCGACGCCGAGCGCTGCGGTGTGAAGCTGACGACGCTGGACGAGATCGATCATCTCGACCTCACCGTCGACGGCGCCGACGAGATCGATCCCGACTTCAACCTGATCAAGGGCGGCGGCGGCGCGCTGCTGCGCGAGAAGATCGTGGCGGCCGCCTCGGATCGCATGATCGTGATTGCCGACGACAGCAAATGGGTGCCGACGCTCGGCCGCTTTCCGCTGCCGGTCGAGGTCATCCCGTTCGGGCTCGGCGCGACGCGCCGCGCGATCGAGAAGGCATTTGCCGAATGCGGCGTTTCCGGGCAAATGGCGGTCCGCAAAGCCAAAGGCGGCGACAAGGATGGCCACGTTTTCGTCACCGATGGCGGCCACTGGATTCTCGATGCTCAGCTCGGACGTATCGTGGATCCGCCTGGCCTCGCCAGGGCGTTGAGCTCGATCCCCGGCGTGGTCGAGCATGGCTTGTTTATCGGCTTGGCCAGCTCTGCCGTTCTGGCGGGCGGCGAGGGAATTCGCGTGATTGAACGGCGTAAGCCGAAAGGAGACTAG
- the moaA gene encoding GTP 3',8-cyclase MoaA produces MNGPSASPLAAASPRDALSSAMTDPFGRTISYLRVSVTDRCDLRCFYCMSEDMTFLPKADLLTLEELDRLCTAFIAKGVKKLRLTGGEPLVRRNVMTLVRSLSRHLSSGALSELTLTTNGTQLAKHARELADCGVRRINVSLDTLDPKKFREITRWGEIDKVLEGIEAARAAGLGVKINAVALKNLNEDELPDLMRWAHGKGMGLTLIEVMPMGEIGSGRIDQYLPLSLVRARLAQQFTLTDLAESTGGPARYVSIAETGGKLGFITPMTHNFCESCNRVRITCTGTLHTCLGHEDASDLRKPLRASDDDMLLADAIDRAIGLKPKGHDFIIDRRHDRPSVSRHMSVTGG; encoded by the coding sequence ATGAACGGACCTTCCGCGAGCCCTCTCGCAGCAGCGAGCCCCCGCGACGCGCTGTCGAGCGCGATGACCGATCCGTTCGGGCGGACCATCTCGTATTTGCGCGTATCCGTCACCGACCGCTGCGATCTGCGCTGCTTCTATTGCATGTCGGAAGACATGACGTTCCTGCCCAAGGCGGACCTGCTGACGCTGGAAGAGCTCGACCGGCTCTGCACGGCCTTCATCGCCAAGGGCGTGAAGAAGCTGCGGCTCACCGGTGGCGAGCCGCTGGTCCGCCGCAACGTGATGACGCTGGTGCGCTCGCTGTCCCGCCACCTTTCGAGCGGCGCCTTGAGCGAGCTGACCCTGACCACCAACGGCACCCAGCTTGCGAAACACGCCCGGGAGCTCGCCGATTGCGGCGTCCGCCGCATCAACGTCTCGCTCGACACGCTCGATCCCAAGAAATTTCGCGAGATCACCCGCTGGGGCGAGATCGACAAGGTGCTGGAGGGCATCGAAGCCGCGCGCGCCGCTGGGCTTGGCGTGAAGATCAACGCGGTGGCGCTGAAGAACCTCAACGAGGACGAGCTTCCCGACCTGATGCGCTGGGCGCACGGCAAGGGCATGGGGCTGACGCTGATCGAGGTCATGCCGATGGGCGAGATCGGCTCGGGCCGTATCGACCAGTACCTGCCGCTGTCGCTGGTGCGCGCGCGGCTCGCCCAGCAATTCACGTTGACCGATCTGGCCGAGAGCACCGGCGGGCCGGCGCGCTATGTCAGCATTGCCGAGACCGGCGGCAAGCTCGGCTTCATCACGCCGATGACCCATAATTTCTGCGAATCCTGCAACCGGGTGCGCATCACCTGCACGGGCACGCTGCACACCTGCCTCGGCCACGAGGATGCTTCAGATTTGCGCAAACCCCTGCGTGCATCTGACGACGACATGCTGCTTGCGGATGCGATCGACCGCGCCATCGGGCTGAAGCCCAAGGGCCACGATTTCATCATCGACCGCCGCCACGACCGCCCCAGCGTCTCCAGGCACATGAGCGTCACGGGCGGCTGA
- a CDS encoding HAD-IA family hydrolase: MTSPYTLVFDLDGTLVDTAPDLITALNFVLDREGLPPVPMASARNMIGAGARKLIERGLEAEGRMVTPADMDRMTADFIAYYADHIAVESRPFEGLEAALDQFAAQGHRLAVCTNKLEWLSKRLLDQLDLTRRFAAICGADTFGVQKPDPTIFRETVARAGGAVKASIMVGDAGTDVGVARRAGVPVIGVSFGYTDVPIAELKPDRLIHHMRDLPAAAHSLMTT, translated from the coding sequence ATGACCTCCCCTTACACCCTCGTCTTCGATCTCGACGGCACGCTTGTGGATACGGCGCCCGACCTGATCACCGCGCTGAATTTCGTGCTCGACCGCGAAGGGCTGCCGCCCGTGCCGATGGCCTCGGCCCGCAACATGATCGGCGCCGGCGCCCGCAAGCTGATCGAACGAGGGCTGGAGGCTGAGGGCCGCATGGTCACGCCGGCTGACATGGACCGGATGACGGCGGATTTCATCGCCTATTATGCCGACCATATCGCGGTCGAATCCCGTCCGTTCGAGGGGCTCGAGGCCGCACTCGACCAGTTTGCCGCCCAGGGCCACCGGCTGGCGGTCTGCACCAACAAGCTGGAATGGCTGTCGAAGCGGCTTTTGGACCAGCTCGACCTCACCCGCCGCTTTGCCGCGATCTGCGGCGCGGACACCTTTGGCGTCCAGAAGCCCGATCCGACCATTTTCCGCGAGACCGTGGCGCGCGCCGGCGGAGCGGTCAAAGCCAGCATCATGGTCGGCGATGCCGGAACCGACGTCGGCGTGGCCCGGCGCGCCGGGGTGCCTGTGATCGGGGTCAGCTTCGGCTATACGGACGTGCCGATCGCCGAGCTGAAGCCGGACCGGCTGATCCATCACATGCGCGACCTGCCGGCCGCGGCCCACAGCCTGATGACCACCTAG
- a CDS encoding DUF2059 domain-containing protein yields MKSVLRFLPAATLAAGLAVLAVPAIAQQAAPAQKAAPAPAPPKASPAAIAAAKEILQIKNATAMYQGAVPGMVEKTKITLIQQNLNYQKELSEVAPIVAQQLNGRQNEIGEGMAQIYASEFTEQELKDLVTFYKSPLGKKLIDAEPRAIGLSMAFMNSWAQNFSETVMGAFRAEMRKRGKEI; encoded by the coding sequence ATGAAGAGCGTATTGAGATTCTTGCCGGCCGCGACGCTTGCTGCTGGACTGGCCGTCTTGGCGGTCCCGGCGATCGCGCAGCAGGCCGCGCCGGCCCAGAAGGCTGCTCCCGCGCCCGCCCCGCCGAAAGCCTCGCCTGCGGCGATCGCGGCGGCCAAGGAGATCCTGCAGATCAAGAACGCCACCGCGATGTATCAGGGCGCCGTGCCTGGCATGGTCGAGAAGACCAAGATCACGCTGATCCAGCAGAATCTCAACTACCAGAAGGAGCTCAGCGAGGTCGCGCCGATCGTGGCCCAGCAGCTCAACGGCCGCCAGAACGAGATCGGCGAAGGCATGGCGCAGATCTATGCCAGCGAGTTCACCGAGCAGGAACTGAAGGACCTCGTCACCTTCTACAAGTCGCCGCTGGGCAAGAAGCTGATCGACGCCGAGCCGCGCGCCATCGGCCTCAGCATGGCCTTCATGAACTCCTGGGCTCAGAACTTCTCCGAGACCGTGATGGGTGCCTTCCGTGCCGAGATGCGCAAGCGTGGCAAGGAAATCTGA